One Deinococcus sp. LM3 genomic region harbors:
- a CDS encoding type IV pilus twitching motility protein PilT encodes MTQPAADITDILRFAAEKGASDVILTVGLPPKFKLQGVYDSQGFTELAATETRKLMYSMMNEKQQRTFEERRELDFSFALGEKARFRVNAFMQRGNVGGVLRLIPTKIKSAQEMGLPQNVIDIANAPRGLVLVTGPTGSGKSTTLAAMIDYINTTKNLHIMTIEDPIEFMHTHKQCIINQREVGADTMSFNDALRAVLRQAPDVILVGEMRDYETIKAAVTAAETGHLVMGTLHTNSAPESIDRIVDVFPEEQQEQIRVQLANNLVAVMTQQLLPRLDGQGRILAYELLIANPAVRALIREGKTYQITSVMQTGAREGMVTMDAFLANLYRRRVISFDVGVERSVDSKEFARLANDPTVGTAGGSAAAPAGYGSAPVAGFAPAAAPAAGGYAGRSDAGVGRGAATTGTPETGGGGGYGRR; translated from the coding sequence ATGACCCAGCCCGCCGCCGACATCACCGACATCCTGCGTTTCGCCGCCGAGAAGGGCGCGTCCGACGTGATCCTGACCGTCGGACTGCCGCCGAAGTTCAAGTTGCAGGGCGTGTACGACTCGCAGGGCTTCACGGAACTGGCCGCCACCGAGACCCGCAAACTGATGTACTCCATGATGAACGAGAAGCAGCAGCGCACCTTCGAGGAACGCCGCGAACTGGACTTCTCGTTCGCGCTGGGCGAGAAGGCCCGCTTCCGCGTGAACGCCTTCATGCAGCGCGGCAACGTGGGCGGCGTGCTGCGACTGATCCCCACCAAGATCAAGAGCGCCCAGGAGATGGGCCTCCCGCAGAACGTCATCGACATCGCCAACGCGCCGCGCGGCCTGGTGCTCGTGACCGGCCCGACCGGCTCGGGGAAGTCCACCACGCTGGCCGCCATGATCGACTACATCAACACCACCAAGAACCTGCACATCATGACCATCGAGGACCCCATCGAGTTCATGCACACGCACAAGCAGTGCATCATCAACCAGCGTGAGGTCGGCGCGGACACCATGAGCTTCAACGACGCCCTGCGCGCCGTGCTGCGCCAGGCGCCCGACGTGATCCTGGTCGGCGAAATGCGCGACTACGAGACCATCAAGGCCGCCGTGACCGCCGCCGAGACCGGGCACCTCGTGATGGGCACCCTGCACACCAACTCCGCCCCGGAATCCATCGACCGTATCGTGGACGTGTTCCCCGAAGAGCAGCAGGAGCAGATCCGCGTGCAGCTCGCCAACAACCTCGTGGCGGTCATGACCCAGCAGCTGCTGCCCCGCCTGGACGGCCAGGGCCGCATCCTGGCGTACGAACTGCTGATCGCCAACCCCGCCGTGCGCGCCCTGATCCGCGAGGGCAAGACCTACCAGATCACCAGCGTCATGCAGACCGGCGCGCGCGAGGGCATGGTCACCATGGACGCCTTCCTGGCGAACCTGTACCGCCGCCGCGTGATCTCCTTCGACGTGGGCGTGGAACGCTCCGTGGACAGCAAGGAATTCGCCCGCCTCGCCAACGACCCCACGGTCGGCACGGCCGGAGGCAGCGCCGCCGCGCCCGCCGGGTACGGCAGCGCGCCCGTGGCGGGCTTCGCACCTGCTGCGGCGCCCGCTGCCGGCGGGTACGCGGGCCGCAGCGACGCCGGTGTGGGGCGGGGCGCCGCCACCACCGGCACCCCCGAGACCGGCGGAGGCGGAGGCTACGGCCGCCGCTGA